The nucleotide sequence CCTTCCTATGGTGAAATAAAAATGGCGAGAGAAGTATTGACTGATACTCGCCTACATGTTATCATCCGCAACCGTGGGGGCGACTTCCTTTATACAGAACAAGAACTTCAGCGCATGGCTATGGACATTGATCTTTGTCGTGAGTTAGGTGTAGATGGCGTTGTCTTTGGCTGCCTGACTGCTGATGGTGACATTGACATGAAATCCAATGAATATCTGATGTCTCACGCAAAAGGAATGAGTGTTACATTCCATCGTGCCTTCGACCGCTGCCGTGAACCAGAGAAAGCCTTGGAACAGCTCATCTCTCTTGGTTTTGATAGAGTACTGACTTCAGGACAGCAACCCACTGCCGAGGAGGGTATTCCGCTGCTTATGCGATTGCACCAATTATCTAACAACCGAATAAAGATTATGGCTGGCTGTGGAGTAAACGAAAAGAACATTGCTCATATACGCAAAGAGACAAACGTACCTGCCTTCCACTTCTCTGCACGTGAGCCACAAAAAAGTCGTATGACTTTCTCCAATCCTTCTGTCTATATGGGTGCTGAGGGTGCCGATG is from Prevotella melaninogenica and encodes:
- a CDS encoding copper homeostasis protein CutC codes for the protein MNRTDFEIEICANSVESCIEAQKGGANRVELCMGIPEGGTTPSYGEIKMAREVLTDTRLHVIIRNRGGDFLYTEQELQRMAMDIDLCRELGVDGVVFGCLTADGDIDMKSNEYLMSHAKGMSVTFHRAFDRCREPEKALEQLISLGFDRVLTSGQQPTAEEGIPLLMRLHQLSNNRIKIMAGCGVNEKNIAHIRKETNVPAFHFSAREPQKSRMTFSNPSVYMGAEGADEDTIMLTTERRVRNTIDTLMRMMA